DNA from Plasmodium falciparum 3D7 genome assembly, chromosome: 8:
caacttaaaaaaaatatcgtttaaaaaaatattgaaggAGGCATATAATGAAGACATGAGTGGATATAATGatgtatttaattatttatcatCCAAATTGGATGGTAAACATTTCAACACTGATACAATCTCTCAAATGTTAGAAATTGGTCCACGTGTTAGttacaaaatttttaaaattacaGATCAGGATAaaggtaaaaaaatatatatgtatattaaattatttgtaCATGTAGGATAtgcttaaatatataataataaaaaaataaataaataaataaatatatatatatatatgtgtatatattttcttttacagTCATATACTCCGTTACCGataaaaagtaatatttttaattaaaatggaAACAGAATATAGACATCATAGAATCAGAATTATGGTAATAAAATAttggtttatatttttaatttttttttttttttttttgtattattatgttgaagatttattttatcttaaCGAAATGTAAAATAGCTGGCAcctttctattttttttttttttttttttttttacctgaacggttcataatattatgactatggaataaatataataattaaaaatgttcCACATagcacatttatatatatttggctgtttaaaaaaatggtgatttgttatatatatatatacttacattaatatatgtgtattttatgttgttttattttaatcttttgtatatatatttttcccaATTATAGATACAactctatatatttttaatatttttgtgtctataataaataaatacatatatatatatatatatatatatatatatatatatttttcttttcttcttttttgtgATATCAATGAATTCAATTTACTTTTCATGTTAAGACAAAtggttatttatttattaataattttacacaaaaaaaattacacttcaatatatatttgttcatttCCATTTTGaacatattattgttttatatatacataaaaaaaaaaaaatacttataTTTGTTGTAGAAACCAATAAAATATActcaataaaaattaataaatataaataaatattaataatattattaactgTTAATATGGGGGCCTTGTGTATGCTTGAAGGTCCactataaatacatatatttcttttctcttttttttttttttttgattccttatgttttaaataaatatttctttaaaatatgaaaataaaaaaaagttgcATCTTTTTTGGTTATGCTTTTGCATTATTTTGTACAGTGTGCTGTTTTTCAAAGAAAGATATATTTAACCCTAAATTATACACTTCCGATGTTGAATATAAAGAAAGAGAatactttttaaaatacCTGGGGATGTCGTATGATATTATTAAGGGTAATCCTTGGGGAGATCCAATTTATGTGATAGATTTAGGATACAGACGAAATGTTCTTAAGAAGAGAAAACTAAATTcggataataatataaaagatgataTTGTTAAATTTAAAGTTGGAGAAGCttctaaaataaaatgtattgatactataaaagaaaatgtgaTAGATAACTTatgtgatataaataaagagtACGAGAGAAGTTATTCAGTTTCTTCCATTAATGATGATATCCATCCTTTTAATGATtctaattattataaaatgttagtaaaaagaataaatagaGGTGATTCCATAATTATAGAGAAAAAGTTATgttcaaaatatttttcttttataaatgatataaataaaaatgatttggATACGTTTTTTTTAACAACACTGAATGAATTAGGAGATAATTATCAAAACATAAAAgatgatacatataaatgtagtttacaatattataagatgaataatatgaataaatatagtgAAAATTGTTTAAAAACTATAACTCCATGgatatctttttttaatatgtatggAACACATGTGATATCAGGAGTTTATTATGGAGGTAAGATAATACATAATTTATActttgaaaataataatttgaaaaaaaaagaatataaaataaggaTGTATAAGAGCAGATTGAATCCTTTTAGTACTATTAATTCCAACTTATATTTTGGTTCTTCCCTATcaaaggaaaaaattatttatataagggAAAGGAATTTAATCATGGATGGGGGGGTACACATTAATCCCTACAATATTAATGAGgtaaatatggaaaataaaaaaaaaaatatatatgttaataatgttgaaaaaaatttgtaTGATCAGAAGAAAAAGTatagaaattattataatttttatgaattaaAAGATGATGTAAGGAAacgtaattattataatagttGGAAAGATACCATTGAATGGGAACAAGCCAAACCAGTCAAATTAAATTTAGTACCCTTATCtgaatttataaattcaGAAGAAGGAAAATCTGCTTATTACATGGCTCTTGAATTTTATTCCAATTTGAGTTATTCTAATTATAAtccttatttatatgtattaaataaaagtgaaaaggatatatatataatggatataaaaagaaattggGCACAATATAttgacaaaaatataaatttcaaTGTAACGCCTAAATGTAAAAACGGCGATAAAATATTAAGTGGTTTTATTCttacaaataaaaagaaatcatATGAAGATAATCATATTATACACATGTGTCCATCAAACACCGTGTGTTCTAGTGGTATAAATATTGAATCAGATAAAAATTTTGAATTTAGTTGGATTTTATGTAGTAAGGAAAATAGAAGTGAGATACATCAAATATTAACCAAAAATACGTTTCAAGGAAATGGAAAGGCTTCATGTccttataatatgaaaataggTTTTGGATTTTCATTAACATTTCAGAAATCTATAAATacgaatataaaaattgaacCTTGtgaaagtaataaaaaagaatgtaAAAGAACAAATTTGGCTAGTTCTTCTCAAACATATTTCTGGATTAATTGTTTACCTACCaacaaaaatttattattacaaaccTTGGAATCAAAAACATATAgtgagaaaaaatatttaaatgatcATTTTGTGTTTAGCTTAAAATGTTCTGAagggaaatatataattgcaGGTTTCGCAATTGATTATATTCCTTCGGGTGTTAATGATTATTTAGTATGTCCCGTAGGAAGTAATAAATGTGATTTAAAGATTCATGTTGTGGAGAAAAATATAGGTGAAGTACATATACctattatgtatattgtGTGTTCTTCtatttcataataaaaaaaaaaaaaaatgaagcaTCACCGTGTAATATATTGAAATTTGAAccataaataattatgtactaaaaaaaatatatatatatatatatatatatatatatatgtatgtatgtgtgtattttcatatgtatatattatgttagctttttttattttattaatgatacctttattatatatgtatcacTTTTTATGTTTCATGctcttattattaaaaaatgtaaagactttctttttttcttttacttttttcttttttttttttttttggtatttgTTTTAATTAACCATGCTAACACATATGCGAAGATAGGTatgtatttaaataaatataaaatgttattaGCAAAGATGtgagaattatataatagttatttgaaatagaaaaaaaaaaataataaaataatcagAATCTCATATGAGGAgcacattttattttaatttacttatcttttttttttttttttttttttttcacaaaaatgatcatataaaaatgacgTTATAATGTTAAACGATTAATTAGTTTAttgaataaaaattatatttacataattctTCCTctgtaatattatttcttaaaatatataagggAACACTATTTgcatagtatatataaaatgtagaacttttgataatatatgttcGTGTGACTATTAAAGAATTataactttatatatattcaaaaaaaattaaaaaaaaaaaaatatattatatatatatatatttacaaagtGATGAAACAAAATGGGGGTTGGTGGagatagaaataaaaaattaatggtataataaatattgtattattttaataataacaaatataatatatatatcatacatattatatatatcatatatatagagagagagaatatataaaaacaaaaaattaattatgtaAAATTTCTGAGAATTATTAGAATGAATATAGTGGTGACAAATTATGGGATATTAaggaaaaattttattagaaCATATTTagcaaataaaataaatacaatcaAAGGGACGTACAAAAATATTTGCATATATCATGTAGATATAAAAAGATATTGCCATTACAAAAGTAgaagtaaaataaaatgtaaaaataatggTGTGATGAATAAGGATATGAATTTTATATGTGATGAActgaaagaaaaatatatagataataatcatatgaataatgtacataacaataatagttataataattttaatactttttatgaaaatggaaataataaagaCAACTTTAATGTATCAAAAAAATGTGTAGGAAAAAAAGTTATACGAgatacatttataaataagaTTAAGGAAGGCACGTTGTCCCTACTAAATTTAGAAATAGAAGAATTAAATTATGAAGaactattaaaatataagaatataaaaaaagttgtagtaatgaaaaataaattgacaatattaaaatattttaatagctatttattaaaaaataataaagggaaatattatatattaaaagtgtTAATGTTTTGTATTGTTAaagatatacataaatataaaaacaatgaattaatatacattttatatatatataaatatcataattatttaaatccatttttaatattacatataatagaTAAACTATGTtgtgataattatatatataatatgaatataaaagaatttgtctttttattagatattttaaatgtGCCACTTGTTATgacaaataaatttattcaaaatattatggattatataaatatcaatcaaaataaaataaaatattgtaaatattattttgatatagCTTATTTTTTAGCGaaaaataatttgtataataaatatatatttgatacaATCGCACAATATTATACATcacattcatataattttgagttatccattttgtatatgtttaataatgaacataaaaatattaataggaATAATAATGCTTTTCCTATTAAAGGGAGTTacaacataaataataacatcgtagatataaacatatgtgaagaattaataaataatgatgattatttaaatgttAAACAAAggaatatgttaaaaaaagtCGAATCTGATAATGGTTGTTATGATAatacatatgataataataatataataaatttcaaGAGAGAAATAcataaacatttatatatactatccAAATATGGATATAAGAATatccaaatatataataacatgttcaagatcataattttttcatgTAACCATTTTAAACCTTTTGAAGTTAGTTCAATTTTCAAAtctttgaaaaatataaattattttaacatTGTTTTATTAGAAAAATTGACTagtacattaaaaaaaaatattagtcAATATAAGACAAGTTTATTATTAGATTGTTTAAATACATTATCTTATTTTAATTAcaaagatgataatattataactacaatattaattaatttaccAAGGAATATATCAACATATACGTCTAATCAGTTTTTAAAATTAGTATATTTTATGGATAATTTTATAcctttttcaatatattttaatatatttttaaataaacaaatttgtatattttcttcCTCTTTTGGATTATGTCAtcttatttctttattaaaaatatttactcaccaaaatttaatatctaatcctattttatatttgttaagaataaaaattagtaaatataataaatcattaacatataatgatataaaaagtaaacatataaatgaaaaaccGGATGAAATCTTCCCTTCAATAAATTACACAggcaatataaaaataagttataaagatatatattcaatattttatcatatgcATTTAATGAGAGTACAGTATATGGACTTGGCTATAAAATGTATagaatgtatattttttatggaaaaaaattttaaaaatatattttctgaggatatagaatatataacaaattcaTGTTGTTATTTCTTATTActtaatgataattatgatgatccatttttaagaaaatttataaatgttcatatagaaaattttttttctttcgtCGCTTcaaattttgtaaaaaatgaatcactggaaaaaaaaaatgaatgtaTAAATGGTAATATggaaatggaaaaaataaatgataataataataataataagaagaagaagaaatataaaacgTACAATATCAAGATGGACGATATCAAGATGGACGATATCAAAATGGATGATATCAAAATGGGTGATATACATTTTGCacattatgaaaaaaacaaTGGAACaatacattttaataataaaattaattacaATGAACAAATTATAGATATacaaaacaataataatgataaaaaaaatctatatttggcatttaataaaaaaaaaaatgtttatgcAATAATCATATTAACACTTATAAATGAATTAGTATACCAAaattcaataaaaaaaatatccaaTATAATACACAACTTTAAtttggaatatataaaaaataatatatatgtcttTTTACAACActttaataatgaaaaaaatgagaaagaaaaatgtgatactatatatatacttgaGAAATTATTTCCATTACTCTATTTCCCTAAGATAAATAATGtacatttgaaaaatataagtagaaataattttaatatatctacTTTCAATTTAACATATGTTCAAAAtggatataataattatttgaaaagtgaacatattaaaaaagaaataatatccAACCAATATATACtcaatgaaatatataaaatattacgaagtttaaaacaaaagaattatatttttaaattgatAAATAAAAGCCACACAAaatctttctttttatataatcattatatatatgtaaaaaatataaggaaTGGAGATAAAATAGCCATCTTATTTGcatcaaaaaattattattataatacgaTAGACGATGCTAATTTGGGATTAACTTCTAAAAtggggaaaaaaatatttgaaaagaaaaaatttacaaaagAAGCTATAACACAAATAgagtattttaaaatatattttaataaggTATATTTAGTAGAATTTTATACATGggaaaata
Protein-coding regions in this window:
- a CDS encoding perforin-like protein 5: MKIKKSCIFFGYAFALFCTVCCFSKKDIFNPKLYTSDVEYKEREYFLKYLGMSYDIIKGNPWGDPIYVIDLGYRRNVLKKRKLNSDNNIKDDIVKFKVGEASKIKCIDTIKENVIDNLCDINKEYERSYSVSSINDDIHPFNDSNYYKMLVKRINRGDSIIIEKKLCSKYFSFINDINKNDLDTFFLTTLNELGDNYQNIKDDTYKCSLQYYKMNNMNKYSENCLKTITPWISFFNMYGTHVISGVYYGGKIIHNLYFENNNLKKKEYKIRMYKSRLNPFSTINSNLYFGSSLSKEKIIYIRERNLIMDGGVHINPYNINEVNMENKKKNIYVNNVEKNLYDQKKKYRNYYNFYELKDDVRKRNYYNSWKDTIEWEQAKPVKLNLVPLSEFINSEEGKSAYYMALEFYSNLSYSNYNPYLYVLNKSEKDIYIMDIKRNWAQYIDKNINFNVTPKCKNGDKILSGFILTNKKKSYEDNHIIHMCPSNTVCSSGINIESDKNFEFSWILCSKENRSEIHQILTKNTFQGNGKASCPYNMKIGFGFSLTFQKSINTNIKIEPCESNKKECKRTNLASSSQTYFWINCLPTNKNLLLQTLESKTYSEKKYLNDHFVFSLKCSEGKYIIAGFAIDYIPSGVNDYLVCPVGSNKCDLKIHVVEKNIGEVHIPIMYIVCSSIS